The following are encoded together in the Micromonospora lupini genome:
- the dnaJ gene encoding molecular chaperone DnaJ: MSSKDWLEKDFYAVLGVDKAASADDIKKAYRKLARESHPDHNPGDPQAEERFKAVSEAYNVLSDAGRRREYDEMRSLFGSGAFRRNARAGGQPGGMPFDVSDLFGGGAAGGGDRRFGGAGFQDLFSSIFSGGQAGGQATPRGPARGRDVETEVALDFGDAVGGVTLPLTLRAPGVCDTCHGNGAKPGTQPRTCPVCHGAGVTTRNQGSFSFSEPCGNCQGVGTVVEEKCPECHGSGGVTKTRTMNVRFPAGVADGQRIRLAGRGEPGERGGPAGDLFVHVKVRPDELFGRTGDDLTLTVPVTYAEAVLGTDLRVPTLDGAVTLRVPPGTPSGRVLRARGKGVVRRDGQAGDLLVTLDVVVPARLSDEARAALEAFAEQSPPAAREHLDARVRRVG; encoded by the coding sequence GTGAGTTCGAAGGACTGGCTCGAGAAGGACTTCTACGCCGTGCTCGGCGTGGACAAGGCCGCCTCCGCGGATGACATCAAGAAGGCGTACCGCAAGCTGGCCCGGGAATCGCACCCGGATCACAATCCGGGCGACCCGCAGGCCGAGGAGCGGTTCAAGGCCGTGTCCGAGGCGTACAACGTACTGTCGGACGCCGGCCGTCGCCGGGAGTACGACGAGATGCGGTCGCTGTTCGGTTCGGGCGCGTTCCGGCGCAACGCCCGGGCGGGCGGCCAGCCGGGCGGGATGCCGTTCGACGTCTCCGACCTGTTCGGCGGCGGTGCCGCCGGTGGCGGTGACCGCCGCTTCGGTGGGGCCGGCTTCCAGGACCTGTTCAGCTCGATCTTCTCGGGCGGGCAGGCCGGTGGGCAGGCCACTCCGCGTGGTCCGGCGCGTGGCCGGGACGTGGAGACCGAGGTGGCTCTGGACTTCGGCGACGCGGTGGGCGGGGTGACCCTGCCGCTGACGTTGCGCGCCCCCGGCGTCTGCGACACCTGCCACGGCAACGGCGCCAAGCCCGGCACCCAACCGCGTACCTGCCCGGTCTGTCACGGCGCCGGGGTCACCACCCGCAATCAGGGGTCGTTCAGCTTCTCCGAGCCGTGCGGCAACTGCCAGGGCGTCGGGACCGTGGTGGAGGAGAAGTGCCCGGAGTGCCACGGCAGCGGCGGGGTCACCAAGACCCGCACGATGAACGTGCGCTTCCCGGCCGGTGTGGCCGACGGCCAGCGCATCAGGCTGGCCGGGCGCGGTGAGCCTGGTGAGCGTGGTGGCCCGGCCGGTGACCTGTTCGTGCACGTCAAGGTCCGGCCGGACGAGCTGTTCGGGCGTACCGGCGACGACCTGACGTTGACCGTGCCGGTGACCTACGCGGAGGCCGTGCTCGGCACGGACCTGCGGGTGCCCACGCTCGACGGCGCGGTGACGCTGCGGGTTCCGCCGGGCACGCCCAGCGGGCGGGTGCTGCGGGCCCGGGGCAAGGGCGTGGTCCGTCGCGACGGCCAGGCCGGTGACCTGCTGGTCACCCTGGACGTGGTGGTGCCCGCCCGGCTGTCGGACGAGGCACGGGCGGCGCTGGAGGCGTTCGCGGAGCAGAGCCCGCCGGCGGCGCGGGAACATCTCGACGCCCGGGTGCGTCGGGTCGGTTAG
- a CDS encoding heat shock protein transcriptional repressor HspR, whose product MSGEFLGSGDPAYEAKVLMISVAARMAGMHPQTLRQYDRLGLVQPGRAAGGGRRYSVRDVVLLREVQRLSQDDGINLAGVKRIIGLERLLEQAQQRVARLEAELDAAYRRVAELESLARFPGRDLVPTNRTSTALVVWRPRRTPDR is encoded by the coding sequence ATGTCGGGCGAGTTTCTCGGTTCGGGTGACCCTGCCTACGAGGCCAAGGTGCTCATGATCTCGGTGGCGGCACGGATGGCGGGCATGCACCCGCAGACCCTGCGCCAGTACGACAGGTTGGGGCTGGTGCAGCCCGGCCGGGCGGCTGGCGGTGGCCGCCGGTACAGCGTCCGGGACGTGGTGCTGCTGCGCGAGGTGCAGCGGCTCAGCCAGGACGACGGGATCAACCTGGCCGGCGTCAAGCGGATCATCGGGCTGGAGCGGTTGCTGGAGCAGGCGCAGCAGCGGGTCGCGCGGCTGGAGGCGGAGCTGGATGCCGCGTACCGCCGGGTGGCCGAACTGGAGTCGTTGGCCCGCTTCCCGGGCCGGGATCTGGTGCCGACCAACCGCACGTCCACCGCGCTTGTGGTCTGGCGTCCCCGCCGTACGCCCGACCGCTGA